One window of Candidatus Nitrospira kreftii genomic DNA carries:
- a CDS encoding Molybdenum cofactor biosynthesis protein B, producing the protein MVITCSDTRTPETDTSGQLIQKLLKEQGHHIVGYHVVKDEPGQILFRITLGTTNDAIRAVIVNGGTGISRRDSTFEAVDEILEKRLSGFGEIFRLLTYQEIGSSAIMSRATAGIVKGRILFSVPGSENAVRLAMHKLILPELGHLVGELAK; encoded by the coding sequence ATGGTCATCACCTGTAGCGATACCCGCACGCCAGAAACCGACACCAGCGGTCAGCTGATTCAGAAGCTTCTTAAAGAGCAGGGCCACCACATCGTCGGCTATCACGTGGTGAAAGACGAGCCTGGACAGATCTTGTTTCGAATTACTTTAGGCACCACCAATGACGCGATCCGAGCGGTCATCGTCAATGGTGGAACGGGCATTTCCAGGCGAGATTCCACGTTCGAAGCCGTGGATGAAATATTGGAGAAGCGTCTCAGCGGTTTTGGTGAAATCTTTCGATTATTGACCTATCAGGAGATTGGGTCGTCGGCAATCATGAGTCGCGCAACGGCAGGTATTGTGAAGGGCCGTATACTCTTCTCCGTACCGGGCTCTGAAAATGCGGTCCGCCTCGCCATGCACAAGCTCATTCTCCCCGAGCTTGGGCATCTGGTTGGAGAACTCGCCAAGTGA
- a CDS encoding Ferredoxin, 2Fe-2s, which yields MPKPKYHILVCTNSRPPGHPKPSCGSAGAAQLLMAFNMGLMQRAVPPGEVLVSATGCLGPCEQGPTVVVYPDNTWYSKVTEADVATILDEHVAKGAPAATLNPDAVWK from the coding sequence ATGCCAAAACCTAAATATCATATTCTCGTCTGTACTAATTCCCGCCCTCCCGGCCATCCCAAGCCATCATGTGGCTCAGCCGGTGCGGCACAGCTGCTCATGGCCTTCAACATGGGGTTGATGCAACGTGCGGTCCCCCCTGGAGAAGTGCTAGTCAGCGCCACAGGCTGCCTCGGGCCGTGCGAGCAAGGACCCACCGTCGTGGTCTACCCCGACAATACGTGGTATTCCAAGGTGACGGAAGCCGACGTTGCCACGATCCTTGATGAACATGTGGCAAAGGGGGCGCCGGCTGCGACGTTGAATCCTGATGCGGTGTGGAAATAA
- a CDS encoding HNH endonuclease, whose amino-acid sequence MEMTLLLNATYEPLRVVHWQKAIALLWQGKVEVLEVYDREIHGISLSIKLPAVMRLLKLVKLKDSHRAVKFSRINIFTRDGYCCQYCNRRFRTEELTFDHVVPIAKGGKKTWENIVTACWRCNNRKSGRTPEEAGMKLKKRPVKPRWSPVITITIGIRNTPESWRDYLYWNMELDADPAET is encoded by the coding sequence ATGGAAATGACACTCCTGCTTAACGCGACCTATGAACCCCTGCGGGTCGTACATTGGCAAAAAGCGATCGCGCTTCTCTGGCAAGGGAAAGTGGAAGTCCTGGAAGTGTACGACCGGGAAATCCATGGAATTTCGCTGTCCATCAAGTTGCCCGCGGTGATGCGGCTGCTGAAACTCGTTAAGTTGAAGGACAGTCATCGCGCCGTCAAGTTTTCTCGCATCAACATTTTTACGCGAGACGGATATTGTTGCCAATACTGTAACCGTAGGTTCCGAACCGAGGAGCTGACCTTCGATCATGTCGTGCCCATCGCGAAAGGTGGGAAAAAGACCTGGGAGAATATTGTGACCGCCTGTTGGCGCTGCAATAATCGTAAGAGTGGGCGGACTCCTGAAGAGGCCGGCATGAAACTGAAGAAGCGACCTGTGAAGCCTCGCTGGAGCCCTGTCATTACCATCACCATCGGTATTCGCAATACACCCGAAAGCTGGCGCGATTATCTCTATTGGAACATGGAGTTGGACGCGGATCCTGCTGAGACGTAA
- a CDS encoding hypothetical protein (conserved protein of unknown function) has translation MKFFLYGDLLNPAQLTRRAPEHKFLHLATLADHTVKFCRWSSQWRCGLASVVHSVGEKTWGGVFELTDEDIQMMDQFEQDVPQGAYRHLQVTVTAETGEKELVTTYAANPIGKFKPKDHYIDWVQKGLKQWKLPEDVIQQWESYRPR, from the coding sequence ATGAAGTTTTTTTTGTACGGTGATCTTCTCAACCCCGCACAACTGACACGACGAGCTCCGGAACACAAGTTTCTGCACCTCGCGACATTAGCCGACCATACGGTGAAGTTTTGTCGCTGGTCGTCACAATGGCGCTGTGGGCTCGCGAGTGTCGTCCATTCGGTAGGTGAAAAAACCTGGGGTGGGGTATTTGAATTGACGGACGAAGACATTCAGATGATGGATCAGTTTGAACAGGATGTGCCGCAGGGAGCCTACCGCCATCTACAAGTCACCGTCACGGCCGAGACGGGAGAAAAAGAACTCGTGACCACGTATGCTGCAAACCCGATCGGCAAGTTTAAGCCCAAAGACCACTATATAGATTGGGTGCAGAAAGGACTCAAGCAGTGGAAGCTTCCGGAGGACGTCATTCAGCAATGGGAGTCGTATAGGCCACGATAG
- a CDS encoding hypothetical protein (conserved protein of unknown function) has protein sequence MVLLEFSMSPLGKGESVGKYVARSLDIIDKSGVSYRLNPMGTVLEGEWAQVFAVVQKCYERMKKDCNRISCTIKVDYRKGHSGRLQSKVASIEKTLRRSVKK, from the coding sequence ATGGTTCTACTGGAATTCAGCATGTCGCCCTTGGGAAAAGGAGAGAGTGTGGGCAAGTATGTGGCGCGCTCACTCGATATCATCGATAAGAGCGGAGTGTCCTATCGATTGAATCCCATGGGAACAGTCTTGGAAGGGGAGTGGGCGCAGGTATTTGCGGTGGTCCAGAAATGCTACGAACGGATGAAAAAGGACTGCAACCGCATTTCCTGCACGATCAAAGTTGATTACCGAAAAGGCCATTCCGGACGGCTTCAGAGCAAGGTTGCCAGCATCGAAAAGACCTTAAGGCGCTCAGTTAAGAAGTAG
- a CDS encoding hypothetical protein (conserved protein of unknown function), giving the protein MVEHDTLPRPFGSRITHYAVVCVVLLGALYYVWTTLPSATPARAPQETEALALVQNHPAIGYPTIAKAMDGHVRAMKDRGQGVRLGEWRVKHVEGDIFEIRIQLRDQGVRGQWFEREFIWHAHLQLKKVNAASLPADGVTPKAPDPDPPTTPSPPGSPTS; this is encoded by the coding sequence ATGGTTGAGCACGATACACTCCCAAGACCGTTCGGCAGTCGCATCACCCACTATGCCGTTGTGTGTGTTGTCCTACTGGGTGCGCTCTACTATGTGTGGACGACATTACCATCTGCAACCCCGGCAAGAGCACCACAGGAAACTGAAGCCTTAGCCTTGGTGCAGAACCATCCTGCGATCGGATATCCAACAATCGCGAAGGCCATGGATGGTCATGTCCGCGCGATGAAAGACCGTGGGCAGGGGGTCCGCCTGGGTGAATGGCGAGTGAAACACGTCGAAGGAGATATTTTTGAAATTCGTATCCAACTTCGTGACCAAGGGGTTCGCGGCCAGTGGTTCGAGCGGGAGTTTATTTGGCATGCGCACCTTCAACTCAAGAAGGTCAACGCCGCCTCATTGCCTGCGGATGGAGTGACTCCAAAAGCACCTGACCCTGATCCTCCAACCACTCCCTCACCACCGGGTTCACCAACAAGTTAA
- a CDS encoding hypothetical protein (conserved protein of unknown function) has translation MKIQYAKGERASKELILSNRQQFEATSGRKMKVMLIFPPDWFPSEPYLSLPSLTAVLRQAGHTVIQKDINCEMWDWYFSEDFLKKVLRRVPQQLDRLRKLSKKRELDANELDLQLALCDVTHQRMAKLIHNAEDAKHIIRSEQFYDIDSLEWALQVFRDVMSVISMVYAPARICMPPMETNLSYKVFVSSEIMEAVNDTQVNIYRDVFEHLVKPVIEQEQPDVIGISIVLQQQMFSTMTFCALIKQHFPNIHITIGGNTVTRLRDVLPQSPLFQYFDSAVVYEGETAFVQLVSAVGAKRSLTEVPNTIYKDEIGVHTSPTSYAEDLATLPYPDFDGLPLEKYFVPTRILPYLATRGCYWGRCEFCDHGEGYTAGYRSKKIQDILADIQFLRDKYGTRHFHFTDESYPPALFRKLARGLLENRMGIVWTTHMRFEKSLLDEHVWQDARDAGCKYLHFGYESGVERVLQLMDKATTTEIMTKHLQLTANAGIWNHCMGFFGFPGETKEEAWQSVEFLEQNKDHVHSLGFGTFDLGRHNPVAKHPDKWGVTAFKNPEWDLALDYYYTVKNGMSIEEAERVFEQFERHHNPGWDLRLYIREYIFLYMSRFGLGKLPDLQYQSMKTAGVTPTLAGKM, from the coding sequence ATGAAAATACAGTATGCTAAGGGTGAGCGGGCCTCGAAAGAACTCATCCTATCGAATCGCCAACAGTTCGAAGCCACCAGCGGTCGGAAGATGAAGGTGATGCTGATCTTCCCGCCCGATTGGTTTCCCTCGGAACCCTATTTAAGCCTTCCCTCCCTCACCGCCGTCCTCCGCCAGGCCGGTCACACGGTGATTCAAAAAGATATCAACTGTGAGATGTGGGACTGGTACTTCAGCGAGGACTTTTTGAAAAAGGTTCTACGTCGGGTGCCGCAGCAACTCGACCGACTCCGCAAGCTTTCCAAGAAGAGGGAGCTAGATGCGAATGAGCTGGATTTGCAGCTTGCTCTCTGCGACGTGACCCATCAGCGAATGGCGAAACTGATCCACAATGCCGAAGATGCCAAGCACATTATACGAAGTGAACAGTTCTATGATATCGATAGTTTAGAATGGGCACTTCAAGTGTTTCGAGATGTCATGTCGGTGATCTCGATGGTCTATGCGCCGGCGCGGATTTGTATGCCGCCGATGGAGACGAATCTGTCCTACAAGGTCTTCGTCTCGTCCGAAATTATGGAGGCAGTGAACGATACGCAGGTGAATATCTACCGCGATGTCTTCGAGCATTTGGTGAAGCCGGTTATTGAGCAGGAGCAGCCGGACGTCATCGGGATCTCGATCGTCCTGCAGCAACAGATGTTCTCTACCATGACCTTCTGTGCCCTCATCAAACAACACTTCCCAAACATCCATATCACGATCGGCGGCAATACGGTGACGCGGCTTCGCGATGTGCTGCCTCAGTCGCCGCTGTTTCAATACTTCGACAGCGCGGTGGTGTATGAAGGGGAGACAGCCTTCGTTCAACTCGTCTCAGCGGTGGGGGCCAAACGGAGTCTGACAGAAGTACCGAACACCATCTATAAGGACGAGATTGGGGTCCATACGTCGCCGACGAGTTATGCGGAGGATCTCGCGACCCTTCCGTACCCGGACTTTGATGGGTTGCCGCTGGAAAAGTATTTCGTACCAACGAGAATCTTGCCCTATCTGGCGACCCGGGGTTGTTACTGGGGCCGCTGCGAGTTCTGCGATCACGGCGAAGGGTATACCGCCGGATATCGGTCGAAGAAAATCCAGGATATTCTCGCTGACATTCAGTTTCTGCGGGACAAATACGGCACTCGACATTTCCACTTTACCGATGAATCCTATCCTCCGGCATTATTCAGAAAACTTGCTCGTGGGTTGCTCGAGAACCGGATGGGGATCGTGTGGACGACGCACATGCGGTTTGAGAAGAGCTTGCTCGATGAACATGTCTGGCAAGATGCTCGTGATGCTGGTTGCAAGTATCTCCACTTCGGCTACGAATCCGGCGTCGAGCGGGTCCTGCAGTTGATGGACAAGGCGACAACGACGGAGATCATGACGAAGCATCTGCAGTTGACGGCCAACGCCGGTATTTGGAATCACTGTATGGGTTTCTTCGGCTTTCCAGGCGAGACGAAGGAAGAAGCCTGGCAATCCGTGGAGTTTTTGGAACAGAACAAAGACCATGTCCATTCATTGGGATTCGGCACGTTCGACCTCGGTCGGCATAACCCGGTGGCCAAGCATCCTGACAAGTGGGGCGTGACGGCCTTTAAGAATCCGGAGTGGGATCTCGCGCTGGACTATTACTATACCGTGAAGAACGGGATGAGCATCGAGGAAGCTGAGCGAGTCTTCGAGCAATTTGAGCGACACCATAATCCCGGCTGGGATTTACGCCTCTATATTCGAGAATATATCTTCCTCTACATGTCAAGATTCGGATTAGGAAAGCTGCCGGATCTACAGTATCAATCTATGAAGACTGCTGGCGTGACGCCGACGCTGGCTGGGAAAATGTGA
- a CDS encoding B12-binding domain-containing radical SAM protein encodes MSELLQIDGLAPLAGDTRKKSKVMLLFPPEWVPTAPYLALPSLTAVLREAGHTVIQRDINIGMWDHFFSMDFLIWVKARIGMQLKALQEKEKAGVLTERDVNHLAIVEQANERDVFDLVERAEDAKQIVRGERFYDAELLEGALNTFRETMTYISAAYFPASLVFYPMESNLGYRPGVSTEVFACLDDEHVNVYRDLCNQLVLPEVAKERPDVVGMSIGTQMQLLAGLTFAKMIKEAFPKIHIVVGGNIITRLQEDLVNHERFFTEVFDSAVLYEGEHALLWLIEALNRQRLLSSVPNLIYRDESGLHRNPEVYTEKTTALPLPDFEGMPLDRYFVPELIIPYLATRGCYWGRCTFCDHGQGYFDQYRGMPAQLVVEQIKVLRDTYHCRHFLFSDESYPPALFKKVSQLLVDQNVGIKWTTLIRFEETLQDQATWDLAAQAGCCTLYYGMESANERVLNLMDKHARKSVIERNLQMASRAGIWNHVMAFYGFPGETLEEAMETRQFVLDNQPVIHSLELFYFVAYRHTPMVRHPEKFGITIHKQEEYDLPLDYYYTLNDPSTLSCLDAMQLCEAFYARDFHPWAVRVNSREHVFLYISKFGTNQLPQIYAQQTQPVGSPEGVSGVVTWPVAQSHGEEGMSRVTSHDVE; translated from the coding sequence ATGAGTGAATTGCTCCAAATAGATGGTCTCGCACCGTTGGCCGGCGATACACGGAAGAAGTCGAAGGTCATGCTCCTATTCCCCCCTGAGTGGGTGCCGACGGCGCCGTATCTCGCCTTGCCTTCGTTGACTGCCGTACTACGGGAAGCAGGGCATACGGTTATTCAGCGCGATATCAATATCGGGATGTGGGATCACTTCTTCAGCATGGACTTCCTGATCTGGGTGAAGGCTCGGATAGGGATGCAGCTGAAGGCGTTGCAAGAGAAAGAGAAGGCGGGAGTATTGACGGAGAGGGACGTCAATCACCTGGCTATAGTCGAGCAGGCCAATGAGCGCGACGTATTTGACCTGGTGGAACGGGCGGAAGATGCCAAACAGATCGTGCGCGGTGAACGGTTCTATGATGCAGAATTGCTCGAAGGAGCGCTCAATACATTCCGTGAGACGATGACCTATATCTCCGCCGCTTACTTTCCTGCTTCACTCGTGTTCTACCCGATGGAAAGCAACCTCGGCTATCGCCCAGGGGTCTCCACGGAAGTCTTTGCCTGCCTGGATGATGAACACGTGAATGTGTATCGGGATCTCTGTAATCAGTTGGTCCTGCCGGAAGTGGCGAAAGAAAGACCGGACGTGGTCGGTATGTCCATCGGCACGCAGATGCAGCTGCTGGCTGGATTGACCTTTGCCAAGATGATCAAAGAAGCGTTCCCGAAGATTCATATCGTCGTGGGCGGGAATATCATAACCAGACTACAGGAAGACCTCGTGAATCATGAGAGGTTTTTCACGGAAGTATTTGATTCTGCGGTGCTCTATGAAGGCGAGCATGCGCTGCTATGGCTCATTGAAGCCTTGAATCGACAACGCCTGCTTTCCTCTGTCCCCAACTTGATCTATCGAGATGAATCGGGCCTCCATCGGAATCCGGAAGTCTACACCGAGAAAACGACGGCCCTTCCCTTGCCGGACTTTGAGGGGATGCCGTTGGATCGCTACTTCGTTCCAGAGCTCATCATCCCCTACCTCGCGACGCGAGGTTGCTACTGGGGGCGCTGCACATTCTGCGACCATGGGCAGGGGTACTTCGATCAATACCGAGGAATGCCGGCTCAGCTGGTGGTCGAGCAGATCAAGGTCCTACGAGACACATATCATTGCCGGCACTTTCTCTTTTCCGATGAATCCTATCCACCGGCGTTGTTCAAAAAAGTCTCGCAACTGCTGGTTGATCAGAACGTCGGAATCAAGTGGACGACACTCATCCGGTTTGAAGAGACACTCCAGGATCAGGCGACATGGGATCTTGCCGCTCAGGCCGGCTGTTGCACGCTTTACTATGGGATGGAGTCCGCCAATGAACGGGTCTTGAATTTGATGGATAAGCACGCTCGGAAGAGCGTCATCGAACGCAATCTCCAGATGGCATCCAGGGCAGGGATTTGGAACCATGTGATGGCGTTCTATGGATTTCCAGGTGAAACGCTCGAGGAAGCCATGGAAACCCGGCAATTCGTCCTGGACAATCAACCGGTCATTCATTCGCTGGAGCTCTTCTATTTCGTGGCGTATCGGCATACGCCAATGGTGCGTCACCCGGAGAAATTCGGCATCACGATTCACAAACAGGAGGAGTACGATCTGCCTCTCGACTATTACTACACCTTAAATGACCCGAGCACGTTATCGTGCCTCGACGCGATGCAGCTCTGCGAAGCCTTCTATGCGCGCGATTTTCATCCATGGGCCGTGCGTGTGAACTCGCGCGAGCATGTCTTTCTGTACATTTCAAAGTTTGGAACAAACCAATTGCCACAAATCTATGCCCAACAGACGCAGCCGGTCGGATCTCCAGAAGGGGTCTCAGGGGTGGTGACGTGGCCGGTGGCGCAGTCCCACGGGGAGGAAGGGATGTCACGCGTCACAAGCCACGATGTCGAGTGA
- a CDS encoding hypothetical protein (conserved protein of unknown function) yields MAANPGFPLVLDVKGWHVLVIGGDEEAAEKSQRLLESGARVTIISPTLNESLRHLAASGKIIHRGRHFRDADLEHTILILNTIRGDRDFAQMLLAKSREKGVLLWSVDYPDASSVTMPAVVAVGHVRIAISTSGMAPALSGFMKEDLEHILNEEFVEFVDWLGQLREQAKAHEPDAEKRRALLREALDGFRFLGRVQYPKVWLDRRSQPAPGIQSHTKTQ; encoded by the coding sequence ATGGCTGCCAATCCTGGCTTTCCACTTGTCTTGGACGTTAAAGGCTGGCATGTTTTGGTGATCGGTGGTGATGAGGAGGCGGCAGAAAAGTCCCAACGCCTACTCGAATCCGGCGCTCGAGTGACGATCATCAGTCCCACGTTGAATGAATCTCTACGTCATCTTGCAGCATCAGGCAAGATCATTCACCGCGGTCGGCATTTCCGTGATGCAGACCTCGAGCACACCATTCTCATTCTCAACACGATTCGAGGCGATCGCGACTTTGCTCAGATGCTCTTGGCCAAATCACGGGAAAAGGGAGTGTTACTCTGGTCGGTGGATTACCCAGATGCAAGCAGCGTGACAATGCCGGCGGTGGTGGCCGTAGGTCATGTTCGCATTGCGATTAGTACAAGCGGAATGGCACCGGCCCTTTCCGGATTCATGAAGGAGGATCTGGAACACATCCTCAACGAGGAATTCGTTGAGTTTGTGGACTGGCTTGGACAGTTGCGCGAGCAGGCCAAGGCGCATGAGCCGGATGCCGAAAAACGCCGCGCACTCCTTCGTGAAGCTTTAGACGGCTTTCGATTTCTCGGCCGAGTACAGTACCCCAAAGTTTGGTTGGACAGGCGATCCCAGCCTGCGCCAGGCATACAATCTCATACCAAAACACAATAG
- a CDS encoding Alcohol dehydrogenase, which produces MKAVLFHEHGGADKLSYEELPMPQLGPQEVLVRVKACALNHLDVWVRQGIPAYSIPLPHVGGSDVSGIIEQVGTQVESVSIGAGVFVSPGISCWQCEYCLSGRDNLCRTYHLLGTKTPGGYAEYVKVPFRNVLPIPANVSFEQAAAFPLVSVTASHMLFALAGLQHGETVLVMGAGSGVGMMAVQLAKLAGARVLTTVGSDDKIPKGVILGADAVINHAREKVSERVRTLTEGRGVDVVIEHIGPEVWDTCLDSLARGGRLITCGATTGADVKLNLRDLYSRQITIKGSYMGTRGELVKAAELMGQGRLMVVIDRTFPLQEARAAQELMVSRKFFGKIVLTCE; this is translated from the coding sequence ATGAAGGCTGTCTTATTTCACGAGCATGGAGGGGCTGACAAGCTTTCGTACGAAGAGCTGCCGATGCCGCAGCTCGGTCCGCAGGAAGTGTTGGTTCGAGTCAAGGCCTGTGCGCTCAACCATCTCGACGTGTGGGTGAGACAGGGAATACCTGCCTATTCCATTCCCTTGCCCCACGTAGGAGGATCAGACGTCTCTGGCATTATTGAACAAGTCGGCACTCAAGTCGAAAGCGTCTCCATCGGCGCAGGGGTCTTTGTCTCCCCGGGAATCAGCTGCTGGCAGTGCGAGTACTGTTTATCCGGCCGTGACAATCTGTGTCGGACCTATCATCTCCTCGGGACCAAAACGCCTGGCGGCTATGCCGAGTACGTCAAGGTACCGTTTCGGAATGTGCTTCCGATTCCTGCCAATGTATCATTCGAGCAGGCGGCGGCATTTCCGCTCGTCTCAGTAACGGCATCGCATATGCTGTTTGCCTTAGCCGGACTCCAACATGGCGAAACCGTGCTCGTGATGGGGGCGGGAAGTGGTGTCGGGATGATGGCCGTTCAACTGGCGAAATTGGCCGGGGCTCGCGTGCTGACCACGGTCGGGAGCGACGACAAGATTCCTAAAGGCGTGATCTTGGGAGCTGATGCGGTGATCAATCACGCTCGGGAAAAGGTATCGGAGCGAGTTCGTACGCTGACGGAAGGTCGAGGCGTCGACGTGGTCATCGAACATATCGGTCCGGAGGTATGGGATACCTGTCTGGACTCTCTTGCAAGAGGGGGGCGCTTGATTACTTGTGGTGCGACCACCGGCGCAGATGTGAAGCTGAATCTTCGCGATCTCTACTCTCGTCAGATAACAATCAAGGGATCGTACATGGGCACGCGCGGGGAGCTCGTGAAAGCTGCGGAACTCATGGGCCAGGGGCGGCTCATGGTCGTCATCGACCGCACCTTTCCCCTTCAGGAGGCCCGCGCAGCTCAGGAATTGATGGTGAGTCGAAAGTTTTTCGGCAAGATCGTCCTTACCTGTGAGTGA
- a CDS encoding Phenazine biosynthesis protein: MTEQRSLKFYQADVFTGQPFGGNPVAVFPDAEGLTDDQLQRIAREMNLSETVFVFPPTDPAAAARLRIFTPTQEIPFAGHPVLGTFYVLAHLKRISIQDGITRVMQECNIGLYPIEVHADQESVVRVIMAQPKPEFLDPIGAIDELYVIAAALGIPKHVIADAKWPLQVVSTGLPVLIVPVRTLTAARSITPDASAIIKICERFGANGIMVFTTVTVESFASVHARMFAPKIGILEDPATGSAGGALGAYLVHHGVVEVGPTTEILIEQGYEIDRPSRILVQVQSEDDVIQGVTVGGQCVMVVEGTLSF; the protein is encoded by the coding sequence ATGACTGAACAACGCTCTCTGAAGTTCTACCAAGCCGATGTCTTCACTGGGCAACCGTTCGGCGGCAATCCTGTCGCTGTCTTTCCTGATGCTGAGGGGCTGACCGACGACCAATTGCAGCGGATTGCCCGTGAGATGAATCTCTCGGAGACCGTGTTTGTCTTTCCACCAACCGATCCGGCTGCGGCTGCGCGGCTCCGTATCTTCACACCAACACAGGAAATTCCATTTGCCGGTCATCCGGTGCTTGGTACGTTCTACGTCCTCGCCCATCTTAAACGGATTTCGATACAAGATGGGATCACCCGTGTGATGCAGGAATGTAACATCGGCCTGTATCCTATCGAGGTCCATGCAGATCAAGAGAGTGTGGTGCGAGTCATTATGGCTCAACCCAAGCCGGAATTCTTGGATCCGATCGGGGCTATTGACGAGCTGTATGTAATCGCTGCGGCGCTGGGTATACCAAAACACGTGATTGCCGACGCAAAATGGCCGCTCCAAGTCGTCTCAACTGGGCTGCCGGTCTTGATCGTGCCGGTTCGGACATTGACGGCCGCACGGTCGATCACCCCTGATGCATCGGCCATTATCAAGATCTGCGAGCGATTTGGTGCCAATGGCATTATGGTCTTTACAACGGTGACGGTTGAGTCGTTTGCTTCCGTTCATGCAAGGATGTTCGCTCCGAAGATCGGCATCTTGGAGGATCCTGCGACGGGGAGTGCCGGTGGAGCGCTTGGGGCTTATCTCGTCCACCACGGGGTGGTTGAGGTGGGACCTACCACGGAGATTTTGATCGAGCAGGGGTATGAGATCGACCGCCCCTCTCGAATTCTTGTGCAGGTCCAGTCGGAAGACGATGTCATTCAAGGCGTTACGGTCGGCGGGCAATGTGTGATGGTCGTGGAAGGCACGCTCAGTTTCTAG
- a CDS encoding putative Rieske-type ferredoxin, translating into MTHDFVKVAFTHEIPSGTGRTVEVDGIWIALFNVEGRFYAIDNSCPHAGGPLGAGKLCEGVVECPWHGWKFSVISGERVGNPNFQVVCCEVRVQGNEVQIAIPPSLREPA; encoded by the coding sequence ATGACACACGACTTTGTGAAAGTTGCCTTCACGCATGAGATTCCATCCGGTACCGGACGAACTGTCGAGGTCGACGGGATTTGGATTGCCCTGTTCAATGTGGAGGGGAGATTCTATGCGATCGATAACTCTTGTCCTCACGCAGGTGGTCCACTGGGAGCAGGGAAATTGTGCGAGGGAGTGGTCGAATGTCCTTGGCATGGATGGAAGTTCAGCGTCATTTCTGGAGAACGAGTCGGTAACCCTAACTTCCAGGTTGTGTGTTGCGAGGTACGCGTCCAAGGCAATGAGGTTCAGATCGCCATTCCGCCGTCCCTTAGGGAGCCGGCTTAA
- a CDS encoding hypothetical protein (conserved protein of unknown function) — protein sequence MDRITEQDIAHALEVLGLTLPLTVQDLERAKRVQLYNWNPSRYAGLTNSPKQYTEQFRKAEEMTRTVEAAYALVSAVFVPDDPSH from the coding sequence ATGGATCGCATCACCGAGCAGGACATCGCCCATGCGTTGGAAGTGCTGGGCCTCACACTCCCTCTCACCGTTCAGGATTTGGAACGGGCAAAGCGTGTCCAACTCTACAACTGGAACCCGTCGCGGTACGCCGGTCTCACGAATAGTCCCAAGCAATATACGGAACAATTCCGGAAGGCCGAAGAGATGACTCGGACCGTGGAAGCCGCGTATGCCCTGGTGTCTGCGGTGTTCGTTCCTGACGACCCTTCTCACTGA
- a CDS encoding hypothetical protein (conserved protein of unknown function) yields the protein MSTVTQITTKRPKSIGHKTSIASAAKAMRQARVGSLLVKKGKQFIGVVTDTDIVRRAVATGKPLGKLTVEKIMTTPICTIEGTQSVDDAQDMMADLGVRHLGVTKNGEITGVVSVRDLLSFYKRYAQSKISQEMGYSEPKISQD from the coding sequence ATGTCCACGGTGACGCAGATCACGACGAAACGTCCAAAATCGATCGGACACAAGACCTCGATTGCCAGCGCAGCCAAGGCGATGCGTCAGGCACGTGTAGGATCGTTACTCGTGAAGAAGGGCAAGCAATTTATCGGAGTCGTGACAGACACGGATATCGTACGGCGGGCCGTGGCAACGGGTAAGCCCCTCGGCAAACTTACCGTCGAGAAGATCATGACGACTCCGATTTGCACGATTGAGGGCACTCAGTCTGTCGATGATGCGCAGGATATGATGGCTGACTTGGGAGTACGCCATCTCGGCGTCACCAAGAATGGCGAGATCACGGGGGTGGTCTCTGTCCGCGACCTTTTGTCGTTCTATAAGCGCTATGCGCAGTCGAAGATTTCTCAGGAAATGGGGTACTCAGAACCAAAGATCTCTCAAGATTGA